One Aegilops tauschii subsp. strangulata cultivar AL8/78 chromosome 7, Aet v6.0, whole genome shotgun sequence genomic window carries:
- the LOC141027169 gene encoding uncharacterized protein produces the protein MAFADEYQGMEAHGNTKLHVIHTNDKKQVAITLACTVFDNFLADPRYTFAGFSINGDKKRLERVNLEVANFVDIQKEWRVPEATKELDSLGDVSGMLIDDYNNNMKKKITDDEHKRWATLPLSMRHIEYAAKDTYAAYEIWNRITLT, from the exons ATGGCGTTCGCCGACGAGTACCAGGGCATGGAGGCCCACGGCAACACCAAGTTGCACGTCATCCACACCAATGACAAGAAGCAGGTGGCGATCACCCTCGC GTGCACCGTCTTTGACAACTTCCTCGCCGACCCCAGGTACACCTTTGCAGGCTTCTCCATCAACGGCGACAAAAAAAGGCTAGAGCGCGTCAATCTGGAGGTCGCCAACTTCGTCGACATCCAGAAGGAGTGGAGGGTGCCCGAGGCAACCAAGGAGTTGGACTCCCTTGGAGACGTCTCCGGCATGCTCATCGACGACTACAACaacaacatgaagaagaagattACCGACGACGAGCACAAGCGCTGGGCCACCCTGCCTCTGTCCATGAGGCACATCGAGTATGCGGCAAAGGACACCTACGCAGCATACGAGATATGGAACCGCATCACCCTCACCTAG